Part of the Cyanobium sp. ATX 6F1 genome is shown below.
TGGGCGAGCACGATGCAGCCTGCCGTGGACGCATCCATCCAGTAGCTCCAGTAGATCCCGATCAGGCTCGAGAGCACTGCCGAAGCGATCGCGATCCAGCTCATGCGATCGAACCGGTCGGTGAGCAGATAGGCCGTCGCCCCAGGGGTGACGAGCATCGCCACCACCAGAATGATTCCCACCGTCTGCAGGCCGGCCACCGCGGCCAGGGAGAGAAGCGAGAGCAGCAGGTAGTGCAGGGCACCAGTGGGCAGGCCGATCGAGCGGGCGTGGGTCGGGTCGAAACAGAACAGAATCAGGTCGCGGCGGAACACCAGCAGCAGCGTCAGCACAACGGCGCTGATCCACAGGGTCTGGGTGATGTCGGAGGCACCGATCCCCAGCACGTTTCCGAACAGGATGTGTGTGAGGTCGATCGTGCTGCGCACCTTCGAGACCAGCACCAGGCCCAGGGCAAAGAACCCTGTGAAGACCAGTCCGATCACCGTGTCTTCCTTGATGCGGGAGGTCTGCTTGATGAAGCCGATCACGATCACCGAGCCCACGCCGAAGACGAAGGCACCCAGGGCAAAGGGCAGGTTCAAGGCATAGGCGATCACCACCCCCGGCATCACGGCGTGCGACACGGCATCGCCCATCAGCGCCCAACCTTTGAGGGTCATGAAGCAGGAGAGCAGTCCGCAGACGGCGGCCACCAGTGCGCTCACGAGCAACGCCCGGACCATGAAGGGGTGCTGCAGCGGTTCGATCAGCCAGTGCAGTGGATCCATCAGAGGTCGTTCAGCGTCCGGGCGCTCTCCACGGTTGCGGTCGGATCGGCGCTGAAGGTGCGGGCCAGATTTTCCCTGGTGAACACCTCGGAGGTCTCGCCATACACCAGGACCGTTTTGTTGATCAGCACCACCTGATCGCAGAAGCCCGTCACATGGGCCAGATCATGGGTGGAAATCAACAGGGTGCGGCCTTCGCGGCGGAAGCGCTCGAAGAGCTCGACCATCAGCTTTTCGGTGTGGATATCCACCCCGTTGAAGGGCTCGTCGAGCAGCAGCACCGAAGCCCCCTGGGCCAGCGCCCGCGCCAGAAAGGCCCGCTTGCGTTGACCGCCGGAGAGTGTGCCGATCTGCCGCTGGCGCAGGTCCCAAAGATCCACCTGTTCGAGGCTTGTGCGCACCGCCTGGTGATCGCTGCGGCGGGGAATGCGCAGCAGATTCATGCCGCCGTAACGCCCCATCATCACCACCTCGGCGACGCTCACAGGGAAGTTCCAGTCCACACTTTCCATCTGGGGCATGTAGGCCACCGCCTGCTGGCGGAGTGCTCGATCGAGCGGCCATCCATTGATGCTGATCTGACCGCGCGACGGGCGAACGAACCCCATCAGCGCCTTGAACAGCGTGGATTTCCCAGCGCCGTTCATGCCGACCAGCCCGCAGATCGTGCCGGCGCTCACCCGCAGCGACGCGTCATGGAGCGCGACCACGCCGTGGTAGGCCACACAGAGGCCCTGCACGACGATCCGATCGACCGTCAAAGGGCTGTGATCGGGGCCACGGCGTTCCATGGTTTCATTCTCCCTTCAAGCCGCTCACCAGCAGCCGGGCGTTGTGCCGCTGCAGCTCCAGCAGCGTCGGCGCCGGTCCGCCGGGGAGGGAGAGGGAGTCCACATAAAAGGCTCCGCCGTAGCGGCTGCCACTCTCCTGGGCCACCTGGCGCTGGGCCTTGTCGCTCACCGTCGTCTCACAGAACACGGCCGG
Proteins encoded:
- a CDS encoding metal ABC transporter permease — its product is MDPLHWLIEPLQHPFMVRALLVSALVAAVCGLLSCFMTLKGWALMGDAVSHAVMPGVVIAYALNLPFALGAFVFGVGSVIVIGFIKQTSRIKEDTVIGLVFTGFFALGLVLVSKVRSTIDLTHILFGNVLGIGASDITQTLWISAVVLTLLLVFRRDLILFCFDPTHARSIGLPTGALHYLLLSLLSLAAVAGLQTVGIILVVAMLVTPGATAYLLTDRFDRMSWIAIASAVLSSLIGIYWSYWMDASTAGCIVLAQTGLFVLSFLFAPRHGLLALRRSGGAR
- a CDS encoding metal ABC transporter ATP-binding protein; the protein is MERRGPDHSPLTVDRIVVQGLCVAYHGVVALHDASLRVSAGTICGLVGMNGAGKSTLFKALMGFVRPSRGQISINGWPLDRALRQQAVAYMPQMESVDWNFPVSVAEVVMMGRYGGMNLLRIPRRSDHQAVRTSLEQVDLWDLRQRQIGTLSGGQRKRAFLARALAQGASVLLLDEPFNGVDIHTEKLMVELFERFRREGRTLLISTHDLAHVTGFCDQVVLINKTVLVYGETSEVFTRENLARTFSADPTATVESARTLNDL